In Arthrobacter sp. StoSoilB5, one genomic interval encodes:
- a CDS encoding FAD-dependent oxidoreductase: MSTSTPVGSADRPLRVAVIGSGPAGVYAADILTKSEAVKSGELNVSIDLFDRYPAPYGLIRYGVAPDHPRIKGIVNALHKVLDRGDIRFFGNVDYGTDISIEDLRKHYDAVIFATGAIKDADLNIPGIELEGSFGGADFVSWYDGHPDVSREWPLDAKEIAVLGNGNVALDVARVLSKHADDLLVTEIPDNVYAGLKNSPVTDVHVFGRRGPAQVKFTPLELRELSHSKDVDIILYAEDFEFDEESDRQVQTNNQTKTMVGTLTNWIAEQPEDLSELKASRRLHLHFLHSPVEIVDSAETPGKVAGIKFERTELDGTGNARGTGEFIDYPVQAVYRAIGYFGSALPDVEFDHKKGVVTNDGGRVLDADGQHVPGLYATGWIKRGPVGLIGHTKGDALETVTYLLEDRQNLPFAEVPEADAVVELLDARGVKFTSWEGWLALDAHELALGAAATEAGTSHGVEVTRERIKVVPREDMVDISRDGVAAQV; the protein is encoded by the coding sequence GTGTCAACTAGCACCCCCGTAGGTTCTGCGGACCGTCCGCTTCGCGTCGCCGTCATCGGCTCCGGCCCTGCCGGCGTGTACGCAGCAGACATCCTGACCAAGAGCGAGGCCGTCAAGAGCGGCGAGCTCAACGTCAGCATCGACCTCTTCGACCGTTACCCGGCACCGTATGGCCTGATCCGCTACGGCGTCGCCCCGGACCACCCGCGAATCAAGGGCATCGTCAACGCCCTGCACAAGGTCCTGGACCGCGGCGACATCCGCTTCTTCGGCAACGTTGACTACGGCACGGACATCTCCATCGAGGACCTGCGCAAGCACTACGACGCCGTCATCTTCGCCACCGGCGCCATCAAGGACGCGGACCTGAACATCCCGGGCATCGAGCTTGAGGGATCCTTCGGCGGCGCCGACTTCGTCTCCTGGTACGACGGCCACCCGGACGTTTCCCGCGAATGGCCGCTGGACGCCAAGGAAATCGCTGTCCTCGGCAACGGCAACGTTGCCCTTGACGTGGCGCGTGTCCTCTCCAAGCACGCCGATGACCTGCTGGTCACCGAAATCCCGGACAACGTTTACGCCGGCCTGAAGAACTCTCCGGTCACGGACGTCCACGTCTTCGGCCGCCGCGGCCCCGCCCAGGTGAAGTTCACCCCGCTGGAACTGCGCGAACTCTCGCACTCCAAGGACGTAGACATCATCCTCTACGCCGAGGACTTCGAATTCGACGAAGAGTCCGACCGCCAGGTCCAGACCAACAACCAGACCAAGACCATGGTGGGCACGCTCACCAACTGGATCGCTGAGCAGCCCGAGGACCTCTCCGAGCTCAAGGCTTCCCGCCGCCTGCACCTGCACTTCCTGCACAGCCCGGTTGAGATCGTTGACTCCGCGGAGACTCCGGGCAAGGTTGCCGGCATCAAGTTCGAGCGCACCGAGCTGGACGGCACGGGCAACGCCCGCGGAACCGGCGAGTTCATCGACTACCCGGTCCAGGCCGTTTACCGTGCCATCGGCTACTTCGGCTCCGCCCTGCCGGACGTTGAGTTCGACCACAAGAAGGGCGTTGTCACGAACGACGGCGGCCGCGTCCTGGACGCCGACGGCCAGCACGTACCGGGCCTCTACGCAACGGGCTGGATCAAGCGTGGTCCGGTGGGCCTCATCGGCCACACCAAGGGCGATGCCCTGGAGACCGTCACGTACCTCCTTGAGGACCGCCAGAACCTGCCCTTCGCTGAGGTTCCCGAAGCTGATGCGGTGGTGGAACTGCTCGACGCCCGCGGGGTGAAGTTCACCAGCTGGGAAGGCTGGCTGGCACTGGACGCCCACGAGCTCGCGCTCGGCGCTGCAGCCACCGAGGCCGGCACGTCCCACGGCGTTGAGGTCACGCGTGAGCGCATCAAGGTTGTGCCGCGTGAGGACATGGTGGACATCTCCCGCGACGGAGTAGCCGCACAGGTCTAG
- the cobA gene encoding uroporphyrinogen-III C-methyltransferase, whose translation MAIQDIYPTALRLLGRPVLVVGGGPVAERRAKGLLDAGAKVTVVAPVASENLRGLADAGLLTWEPREYRTSDLDGVWFVQTATGAPAVDTKVAADAEAQRIWCVNASDHESSAAWTPAVAVVDDVKIAINAGGDPRRAMALRDAVATALETGDLPLRRHRKPDASGKTSTGSVGSVALVGGGPGDSGLITVRGRRLLGQADVVVADRLGPRELLKELAPDVRVIEVGKTPGHHPVPQLEINRILVDEALKGNRVVRLKGGDPYVLGRGGEEAEFCRQHGVEVEVVSGVTSAISVPAAAGIPVTHRGLAKGFSVVTGHEELSEVPARPDHTVVLLMGVAQLRDSAAALAGSGLPLDTPVGIVENGYLPDQRVTIGTLGTIADQAEAVGVANPAVIVIGDVVRVSPFAPQHFKTADYSTITPNRPRVRTN comes from the coding sequence ATGGCAATACAGGACATTTACCCCACAGCATTACGGCTGCTTGGCCGCCCGGTGCTGGTTGTGGGCGGCGGGCCCGTCGCGGAGCGCCGCGCCAAGGGACTGCTCGACGCCGGTGCAAAGGTCACCGTTGTCGCTCCCGTTGCCTCCGAAAACCTCCGCGGACTCGCCGACGCCGGACTCCTCACCTGGGAGCCGCGCGAGTACCGCACGTCAGACCTCGACGGCGTCTGGTTCGTTCAGACGGCCACTGGCGCTCCCGCAGTGGACACCAAGGTTGCAGCCGACGCCGAAGCGCAGCGCATCTGGTGCGTCAATGCCTCGGACCACGAATCATCGGCCGCATGGACTCCGGCAGTGGCAGTGGTGGATGACGTAAAGATCGCCATCAACGCCGGGGGAGACCCTCGCCGTGCGATGGCCCTCCGCGATGCCGTTGCCACCGCCCTGGAAACCGGTGACCTCCCGCTTCGCCGCCACCGCAAGCCCGATGCGTCCGGAAAGACCTCCACTGGTTCCGTCGGCTCAGTCGCTTTGGTAGGTGGAGGCCCGGGCGACTCGGGACTCATCACAGTCCGTGGTCGCCGCCTGCTTGGCCAGGCCGACGTCGTGGTTGCTGACCGTCTGGGCCCTCGTGAGCTGCTGAAGGAACTGGCTCCGGACGTCCGCGTGATCGAGGTAGGCAAGACGCCCGGCCATCACCCGGTGCCGCAGCTGGAGATCAACCGCATCCTCGTGGACGAAGCCCTCAAGGGCAACCGCGTGGTCCGCCTCAAAGGCGGCGATCCGTACGTTCTGGGCCGCGGTGGCGAGGAAGCAGAGTTCTGCCGGCAGCACGGCGTCGAGGTTGAAGTGGTGTCCGGCGTGACGTCGGCCATCTCGGTTCCTGCCGCTGCTGGTATTCCCGTCACGCATCGCGGCCTGGCCAAGGGCTTCAGCGTGGTGACTGGCCACGAAGAGCTGTCCGAAGTCCCTGCCCGGCCGGATCACACTGTGGTTTTGCTCATGGGCGTGGCCCAATTGCGCGATTCCGCGGCTGCCCTGGCTGGCTCGGGTCTGCCTTTGGACACTCCAGTAGGTATCGTTGAGAACGGGTATTTGCCGGACCAGCGCGTCACCATCGGCACGTTGGGAACCATTGCGGACCAGGCTGAAGCCGTCGGCGTGGCCAATCCAGCAGTCATCGTGATCGGCGATGTGGTCCGTGTCAGCCCCTTCGCCCCCCAGCATTTCAAGACCGCTGACTACAGCACCATTACCCCCAACCGTCCCCGCGTCCGCACCAACTGA
- a CDS encoding glutaminase: MDIQNLLDDIVGAVQPHVGQGNVADYIPQLGSVDPHQFGISLATRDGDVYSSGDAHVPFSIQSISKVFALALVLAFDGDGIWKRVFREPSGNPFNSLIQLESEEGIPRNPFINAGAIVVSDRLLSVTGSAALSVRDLMRRETGNSTVAADHYVAASELRNSHRNASLAHFLASCGNLENPVEAVLESYVEQCALAMTCEDLALATRFLAANGVGADGTRLLSPAQTKRINAVMLTCGTYDAAGEFAYRVGLPGKSGVGGGIVAVVPNKCAISVWSPGLGRSGNSVAGVAALDEFTTRTGWSVF, encoded by the coding sequence TTGGACATCCAGAATCTCCTCGACGACATCGTCGGGGCAGTACAGCCGCACGTCGGCCAGGGCAACGTGGCCGATTACATCCCGCAGCTGGGATCCGTCGACCCACACCAGTTCGGCATCTCCCTCGCCACCCGGGACGGTGACGTCTACTCTTCAGGGGACGCGCATGTGCCTTTCTCAATACAAAGTATTTCCAAAGTGTTCGCGCTCGCCTTGGTGTTGGCCTTCGACGGCGATGGAATCTGGAAGCGCGTCTTCCGCGAACCATCGGGCAACCCGTTCAACTCGTTGATCCAATTGGAGAGCGAGGAAGGGATTCCCCGGAACCCCTTCATCAACGCAGGCGCGATCGTGGTCAGCGACCGGCTCCTCAGCGTCACGGGAAGTGCTGCCCTGTCTGTCCGCGATTTGATGCGCAGGGAAACCGGCAACTCCACCGTGGCCGCGGACCACTACGTCGCTGCGTCGGAACTACGGAACAGCCACCGCAACGCCTCACTGGCCCACTTCCTTGCCAGCTGCGGGAACCTGGAAAACCCCGTGGAAGCTGTCCTGGAGTCCTATGTGGAACAGTGCGCCCTGGCCATGACGTGCGAAGACCTGGCGCTCGCAACCCGATTCCTGGCAGCCAACGGCGTAGGAGCGGACGGCACGCGATTGCTGTCGCCGGCGCAGACCAAGCGGATCAACGCCGTCATGCTCACCTGCGGGACCTACGACGCCGCCGGGGAATTCGCCTATCGCGTGGGCCTTCCGGGAAAGAGCGGCGTTGGAGGCGGAATCGTCGCAGTGGTTCCCAACAAATGCGCCATCAGTGTGTGGAGCCCGGGCCTTGGCCGGTCCGGCAACTCGGTGGCAGGAGTCGCTGCGTTGGACGAATTCACGACGCGTACGGGCTGGTCTGTTTTTTAG